From a region of the Streptomyces sp. B21-083 genome:
- a CDS encoding D-alanine--D-alanine ligase family protein, with product MSTENLPQSPEQPSRKPRVAVVFGGRSSEHGISVVTAGAVLRAIDRTKYDVLPIGITQDGRWALTADEPDRMAIVDRKAPNVDDLAESSEGGVVLPVDPANREVVYSEPGSVPKALGEVDVVFPVLHGPYGEDGTLQGLLELSGVPYVGAGVLASAVGQDKEYMKRVFTSFGLKVGPYVVIRPREWERDESAARKKIIDFAGEHGWPLFVKPARAGSSFGITKVDELSGLDEAIAEAQRHDPKIIVEAALRGREIECGVLEFEDGPRASVPAEIPPVQAHAFYDFEAKYIDSADGIVPAPLTEEQTAEVRRLAVEAFDAASCEGLVRADFFLTEDGEFVINEINTMPGFTPISMYPRMWQETGVNYPELVDRLVQAALRRSTGLR from the coding sequence ATGAGCACCGAGAACCTGCCCCAGAGCCCCGAGCAGCCGTCCCGCAAGCCGCGCGTGGCCGTCGTCTTCGGCGGTCGCAGCTCCGAACACGGGATCTCCGTGGTCACCGCCGGCGCCGTGCTGCGTGCCATCGACCGGACGAAGTACGACGTCCTGCCGATCGGCATCACCCAGGACGGCCGCTGGGCGCTCACCGCCGACGAACCGGACCGCATGGCGATCGTCGACCGCAAGGCGCCGAACGTCGACGATCTCGCCGAGTCGAGCGAGGGCGGCGTGGTGCTCCCCGTCGACCCCGCGAACCGCGAAGTCGTCTACAGCGAACCGGGATCGGTACCCAAGGCCCTCGGCGAGGTGGACGTCGTCTTCCCCGTCCTGCACGGCCCGTACGGCGAGGACGGCACCCTCCAGGGCCTGCTGGAGCTCTCCGGTGTCCCGTACGTCGGCGCGGGCGTGCTCGCCTCGGCCGTCGGCCAGGACAAGGAGTACATGAAGCGGGTGTTCACCTCGTTCGGCCTTAAGGTCGGCCCCTACGTGGTGATCCGGCCGCGTGAGTGGGAGCGCGACGAGTCGGCGGCCCGCAAGAAGATCATCGACTTCGCCGGTGAGCACGGCTGGCCGCTGTTCGTGAAGCCCGCGCGCGCGGGATCGTCGTTCGGCATCACCAAGGTCGACGAGCTGAGCGGCCTAGACGAGGCGATCGCCGAGGCCCAGCGCCACGACCCGAAGATCATCGTCGAGGCCGCGCTGCGCGGACGTGAGATCGAGTGCGGGGTGCTGGAGTTCGAGGACGGTCCGCGTGCCTCCGTACCGGCCGAGATCCCGCCCGTACAGGCGCACGCCTTCTACGACTTCGAGGCCAAGTACATCGACTCGGCCGACGGCATCGTCCCCGCCCCGCTCACCGAGGAGCAGACGGCGGAGGTCCGGCGCCTGGCGGTCGAGGCCTTCGACGCGGCGTCCTGCGAGGGCCTCGTCCGCGCGGACTTCTTCCTCACCGAGGACGGCGAGTTCGTCATCAACGAGATCAACACGATGCCCGGCTTCACCCCGATCTCCATGTACCCGAGGATGTGGCAGGAGACGGGCGTGAACTACCCCGAGCTGGTGGACCGCCTGGTGCAGGCGGCCCTGCGCCGCTCAACAGGCCTCAGGTGA
- a CDS encoding Lrp/AsnC family transcriptional regulator → MVQAYILIQTEVGKASTVAETISKIPGVTQAEDVTGPYDVIVRAQADTVDDLGRMVVAKVQQVDGITRTLTCPVVHL, encoded by the coding sequence GTGGTACAGGCGTACATCCTGATCCAGACCGAGGTCGGTAAAGCGTCGACCGTCGCCGAGACGATCAGCAAGATCCCGGGGGTGACCCAGGCCGAGGACGTGACAGGACCGTACGACGTGATTGTGCGCGCCCAGGCCGACACCGTGGACGACCTCGGCCGCATGGTGGTCGCCAAGGTCCAGCAAGTGGACGGCATCACCCGCACCCTGACCTGCCCGGTGGTGCACTTGTAG
- the rpmB gene encoding 50S ribosomal protein L28: MAANCDVCGKGPGFGNSISHSHRRTPRRWNPNIQRVRTVVSGTPKRVNACTSCIKAGKVSR; encoded by the coding sequence GTGGCTGCCAACTGCGACGTCTGCGGCAAGGGGCCGGGCTTCGGCAACAGCATCTCCCACTCGCACCGCCGTACACCCCGTCGCTGGAACCCGAACATCCAGCGCGTACGTACCGTGGTCAGTGGGACGCCGAAGCGCGTGAACGCTTGCACCTCGTGCATCAAGGCCGGCAAGGTCTCGCGCTGA
- a CDS encoding lysophospholipid acyltransferase family protein: MPSRRIGFWYRLAAVICKPPLVVLIKRDWRGMENIPAAGGFITAVNHNSHADPFAYGHYQYNSGRVPRFLAKSGLFKKGFSGVMMRGTGQIPVYRETTDALSAFRAAIDAVESGECVVFYPEGTITRDPDQWPMTGKTGAARVALQTKCPVIPVAQWGANELLPPYSKKLNVLPRKTHHVLAGPPVDLTRFYDKEMSPDLLKEATEVIMAAVTRQLEVIRGGKAPATPYDPRQERIEQRRRTAEEEAQDALDAHARAAAEAAGEAPRPQAAAVRQAPVQEAAEAREVQEEGQGK, translated from the coding sequence GTGCCCAGCCGCAGAATCGGCTTCTGGTACCGCCTCGCTGCGGTCATCTGCAAACCGCCCCTCGTGGTTCTGATCAAGCGGGACTGGCGTGGAATGGAGAACATTCCGGCGGCGGGCGGATTTATCACCGCGGTGAACCACAATTCGCATGCGGACCCCTTCGCCTACGGTCACTACCAGTACAACAGCGGTCGGGTTCCGCGTTTTCTGGCGAAGAGCGGGCTTTTCAAGAAGGGATTCAGCGGTGTCATGATGCGCGGCACCGGACAGATCCCCGTCTACCGCGAGACCACCGACGCGCTGAGCGCCTTCCGCGCCGCGATCGACGCCGTGGAAAGCGGCGAATGCGTCGTCTTCTATCCCGAGGGCACCATCACCCGCGACCCGGACCAGTGGCCCATGACCGGCAAGACCGGCGCCGCCCGGGTCGCCCTGCAGACCAAGTGCCCGGTGATCCCGGTGGCCCAGTGGGGCGCGAACGAACTGCTCCCGCCGTACTCCAAGAAGCTCAACGTCCTTCCGCGCAAGACCCACCACGTCCTCGCGGGCCCGCCCGTGGACCTGACGCGGTTCTACGACAAGGAAATGAGCCCCGACCTCCTGAAGGAGGCGACGGAGGTCATCATGGCCGCCGTCACCCGCCAGCTGGAGGTCATCCGCGGCGGGAAGGCGCCCGCGACGCCGTACGACCCGCGCCAGGAGCGGATCGAGCAGCGCCGCCGCACGGCCGAGGAAGAGGCGCAGGACGCGCTGGACGCGCACGCGAGAGCCGCCGCCGAGGCGGCCGGTGAAGCACCCCGGCCGCAGGCGGCAGCCGTACGACAGGCACCGGTGCAAGAAGCAGCGGAAGCACGGGAAGTTCAGGAAGAGGGGCAGGGCAAGTGA
- the leuD gene encoding 3-isopropylmalate dehydratase small subunit, which yields MEAFTAHTGRAVPLRRSNVDTDQIIPAHWLKKVTRDGFEDGLFEAWRKDENFVLNRPERKGASVLVAGPDFGTGSSREHAVWALQNYGFKTVISSRFADIFRGNSLKNGLLTVVLDQKIVDALQQLTENDPEAEITVDLEAREVRAEGITAAFELDENARWRLLNGLDDISITLQNEGEISAYEAKRPSHKPWTLKV from the coding sequence ATGGAAGCATTCACCGCGCACACCGGCCGGGCCGTCCCGCTGCGTCGCAGCAACGTCGACACCGACCAGATCATCCCTGCTCACTGGCTCAAGAAGGTCACGCGGGACGGGTTCGAGGACGGGCTGTTCGAGGCCTGGCGCAAGGACGAGAACTTCGTCCTCAACCGCCCCGAGCGCAAGGGCGCCAGCGTCCTGGTCGCCGGCCCCGACTTCGGCACCGGTTCCTCGCGCGAGCACGCCGTCTGGGCGCTGCAGAACTACGGCTTCAAGACCGTGATCTCCTCGCGCTTCGCCGACATCTTCCGCGGCAACTCGCTCAAGAACGGCCTGCTCACGGTGGTTCTGGACCAGAAGATCGTGGACGCGCTCCAACAGCTGACGGAGAACGACCCCGAGGCCGAGATCACGGTCGACCTGGAGGCCCGCGAGGTGCGCGCCGAGGGCATCACCGCTGCCTTCGAGCTCGACGAGAACGCCCGTTGGCGGCTGCTGAACGGGCTGGACGACATCTCCATCACCCTGCAGAACGAGGGCGAGATCTCGGCGTACGAGGCGAAGCGGCCCTCGCACAAGCCGTGGACGCTCAAGGTCTGA
- a CDS encoding thiamine-phosphate kinase has product MKGTVGELGEFGLIRELTSRLTTTPAVRVGPGDDAAVVAAPDRRVVASTDILLEGRHFRRDWSTAYDVGRKAAAQNLADIAAMGAVPTALLLGLVVPAGLPVTWPVELMDGLRDECQVAGAAVVGGDVVRGDTIMVSITALGDLRNHEPVIRGGARPGDVVAVTGWLGWSAAGHAVLSRGFRSPRAFVEAHRRPEPPYHAGPAAAGLGATAMCDVSDGLIADLGHIAEASKVRIDIRSGAIDIPSQMNDIGQAVGVDAMQWVLTGGEDHAIVATFPPDVKLPARWKVIGEVLNPSALPQVTVDGAPWTSKGGWDHFADIES; this is encoded by the coding sequence ATGAAGGGCACTGTGGGCGAACTGGGGGAGTTCGGGCTCATCAGGGAGCTCACCTCCCGGCTCACCACCACCCCGGCGGTCCGGGTAGGCCCCGGCGACGACGCCGCCGTGGTCGCCGCGCCCGACCGCAGGGTCGTGGCGAGCACCGACATCCTCCTGGAGGGGCGGCACTTCCGCCGCGACTGGTCCACCGCGTACGACGTGGGCCGCAAGGCAGCCGCCCAGAACCTCGCGGACATCGCCGCCATGGGCGCCGTACCGACCGCGCTGCTGCTCGGCCTGGTCGTCCCAGCCGGTCTTCCGGTCACCTGGCCCGTCGAACTGATGGACGGTCTGCGTGACGAGTGCCAGGTCGCGGGCGCGGCCGTGGTCGGCGGCGATGTCGTACGAGGGGACACGATCATGGTCTCCATCACCGCGCTCGGCGATCTGCGCAACCACGAGCCGGTCATCCGGGGCGGCGCCCGGCCCGGTGACGTCGTCGCCGTGACGGGCTGGCTGGGCTGGTCGGCGGCCGGGCACGCGGTGCTCTCGCGCGGTTTCCGCTCGCCGCGCGCCTTCGTGGAGGCCCATCGTCGTCCCGAACCGCCCTACCACGCGGGCCCGGCGGCGGCCGGCCTCGGGGCGACGGCGATGTGCGACGTGAGCGATGGGCTGATCGCGGACCTCGGGCACATCGCGGAGGCCAGCAAGGTCCGTATCGACATCCGGTCGGGCGCGATCGACATCCCCTCCCAGATGAACGACATCGGACAGGCTGTCGGCGTCGACGCCATGCAGTGGGTGCTCACCGGCGGCGAGGACCACGCGATCGTGGCGACCTTCCCGCCCGACGTGAAGCTGCCCGCCCGCTGGAAGGTGATCGGCGAGGTCCTCAACCCCTCCGCGCTGCCCCAGGTGACGGTCGACGGGGCGCCCTGGACCAGCAAGGGCGGCTGGGACCACTTCGCGGACATCGAGTCGTGA
- a CDS encoding HU family DNA-binding protein — protein MNKAQLVEAIADKVGGRQQAAEAVDAVLDAIVRATVSGDRVSVTGFGSFEKVDRPARYARNPQTGERVRVKKTSVPRFRAGQGFKDLVSGSKKLPRGGEVAVKKAPKGSLTGGGAAATVKKAAAKKATTAKRATAAKKTVAKKATPAKKTTATATKATAKKTTAKTAAAKKTTATAKKTAAKKAPAAKKATATKAPARKSAARTTTAKKATARSK, from the coding sequence GTGAACAAGGCGCAGCTCGTAGAAGCCATTGCGGACAAGGTCGGTGGCCGTCAGCAGGCCGCCGAGGCGGTCGACGCGGTCCTGGACGCCATCGTCCGCGCGACCGTCAGCGGGGACCGGGTCTCGGTCACGGGCTTCGGTTCGTTCGAGAAGGTCGACCGTCCGGCCCGTTACGCCCGCAACCCGCAGACGGGTGAGCGGGTTCGGGTCAAGAAGACCTCCGTCCCCCGCTTCCGTGCGGGCCAGGGCTTCAAGGACCTGGTGAGCGGCTCGAAGAAGCTCCCGCGTGGCGGCGAGGTCGCGGTCAAGAAGGCGCCCAAGGGCAGCCTGACCGGCGGCGGTGCTGCCGCAACGGTCAAGAAGGCCGCGGCGAAGAAGGCCACCACCGCCAAGAGGGCGACGGCCGCGAAGAAGACCGTCGCGAAGAAGGCGACGCCGGCGAAGAAGACCACGGCGACGGCGACGAAGGCCACGGCCAAGAAGACCACCGCGAAGACCGCGGCGGCCAAGAAGACCACGGCCACGGCGAAGAAGACCGCCGCGAAGAAGGCCCCGGCGGCCAAGAAGGCGACGGCGACAAAGGCCCCGGCCCGCAAGTCGGCGGCCCGCACCACCACCGCCAAGAAGGCCACCGCTCGCAGCAAGTAG
- a CDS encoding NAD(P)H-dependent glycerol-3-phosphate dehydrogenase, translated as MSERVKAAVFSAGSWGTAFGMVLADAGCEVTLWARRPELAEAINSTRTNPDYFPGVELPENLRATTDPAEAARDADFTILSIPSQTLRGNLAEWAPLLAPDTVLVSLMKGVELGSAMRMSEVIDDVSKVGQDRIAVVTGPNLAREIAARMPAAAVVACTDDAVAQRLQTVCHTPYFRPYTNTDVVGCELGGAVKNVIGLAVGIADGMGLGDNTKGSLITRGLAETARLGLAMGADPLTFAGLAGLGDLVATCSSPLSRNHTFGTNLGRGMTLQETIAVTKQTAEGVKSCESVLDLARRHGVDMPITETVVGIVHEGKPPVVALKELMSRSAKPERR; from the coding sequence GTGAGCGAGCGGGTCAAGGCGGCGGTGTTCAGCGCTGGATCATGGGGGACCGCCTTCGGCATGGTGCTCGCCGACGCCGGCTGCGAGGTGACCCTGTGGGCCCGCCGCCCCGAACTCGCCGAGGCGATCAACTCCACGCGGACGAACCCGGACTACTTCCCGGGCGTCGAACTCCCGGAGAACCTCCGCGCCACCACGGACCCCGCCGAGGCCGCCCGCGACGCCGACTTCACGATACTCAGCATCCCCTCGCAGACCCTGCGCGGGAACCTCGCCGAGTGGGCGCCGCTGCTCGCCCCCGACACGGTCCTCGTCTCCCTGATGAAGGGCGTCGAACTCGGCTCCGCGATGCGGATGAGCGAGGTCATCGACGACGTCTCCAAGGTGGGCCAGGACCGCATCGCGGTCGTCACGGGACCCAACCTCGCCCGGGAGATCGCCGCCCGGATGCCGGCCGCAGCGGTGGTCGCCTGTACGGACGACGCCGTGGCCCAGCGCCTCCAGACCGTCTGCCACACCCCGTACTTCCGCCCGTACACCAACACCGACGTCGTCGGCTGCGAACTCGGCGGCGCGGTCAAGAACGTGATCGGGCTGGCGGTCGGTATCGCCGACGGCATGGGCCTCGGCGACAACACGAAGGGCTCGCTCATCACACGCGGGCTCGCCGAGACCGCCCGCCTCGGCCTCGCGATGGGCGCCGACCCGCTCACCTTCGCGGGCCTGGCGGGCCTGGGAGACCTGGTGGCGACCTGCTCCTCGCCGCTCTCCCGCAACCACACCTTCGGCACCAACCTCGGCCGGGGCATGACCCTCCAGGAGACCATCGCGGTCACCAAGCAGACCGCCGAGGGCGTCAAGTCCTGCGAGAGCGTGCTGGATCTGGCCCGCAGGCACGGCGTCGACATGCCGATCACGGAAACGGTCGTGGGCATCGTGCACGAGGGCAAGCCGCCCGTCGTGGCCCTCAAGGAACTGATGTCGCGCAGCGCCAAGCCCGAACGACGCTGA
- the thiD gene encoding bifunctional hydroxymethylpyrimidine kinase/phosphomethylpyrimidine kinase has translation MTAPARVLTVAGSDSGGGAGIQADLKTMLALGVHGMSVLTAVTAQNSLGVQGAWELPVEAVRAQYRSVVDDIGVTAVKTGMLASAELVEAVAELIAATGVPTVVDPVGVSKHGDPLLAASALDSVRTLLLPVATVATPNLDEVTQLTGVRVESEGQLREAAAAVLEYGPKWALIKGGHLPGEAVDLLTDGSEEHWLRAPRHDNRHTHGTGCTLASAIASGLAKGESVPAAVAAAKEYVSGAIAAGFALGGGIGPVDHGWRFRA, from the coding sequence GTGACCGCTCCCGCACGGGTACTGACGGTCGCGGGCTCCGACTCCGGCGGCGGCGCCGGAATCCAGGCCGACCTGAAGACGATGCTGGCACTCGGGGTGCACGGCATGAGCGTGCTCACGGCGGTCACGGCGCAGAACTCCCTCGGCGTACAGGGCGCCTGGGAACTGCCGGTGGAGGCGGTGCGGGCCCAGTACCGCAGCGTCGTCGACGACATCGGCGTGACCGCGGTGAAGACCGGAATGCTCGCCTCGGCCGAACTGGTCGAGGCGGTCGCCGAGTTGATCGCCGCGACGGGCGTTCCGACGGTCGTCGACCCGGTGGGCGTCTCCAAGCACGGCGACCCGCTGCTGGCCGCGTCCGCGCTGGATTCCGTACGGACGCTGCTGCTTCCGGTGGCGACCGTGGCGACCCCGAACCTCGACGAAGTGACCCAGCTCACGGGCGTACGCGTCGAGTCGGAGGGACAGTTGCGCGAGGCCGCGGCGGCCGTGCTGGAGTACGGGCCGAAATGGGCGCTGATCAAGGGCGGCCATCTGCCCGGGGAGGCCGTGGACCTGCTCACGGACGGCTCCGAGGAGCACTGGCTGCGCGCCCCGCGCCACGACAACCGGCATACGCACGGCACGGGCTGCACACTGGCGTCGGCCATCGCGTCGGGACTGGCCAAGGGCGAGTCGGTGCCGGCGGCGGTGGCGGCGGCGAAGGAGTACGTCTCCGGGGCGATCGCGGCCGGGTTCGCGCTGGGCGGCGGGATCGGACCGGTGGACCACGGCTGGCGGTTCCGTGCGTAG
- a CDS encoding DAK2 domain-containing protein: MPQVPQTFFDALAVRTWCGLALAALGRAREEIDAINVYPVADGDTGTNLYLTLESAYAAVEAAFAGHETGSGPAGTAGAPTPADAARAMAHGALIGARGNSGTILAQLLRGMSQVLVAEADGPGAHLDGPGLCLALRRAADAARQAVAHPVEGTVLTVAEAAADAATEAGGDCGAVARAAYEGASAALAATPGQLAVLGRAGVVDAGGRGLVAVIGALVETFTGEAPGGGPTGTAGAAGAVRVRVPARSEMVSEVVEAPAPAGPDERVDDASGPAFEVIYLLEAEDAAVARLRERLDRLGDSLVVVGGDGLWNVHVHVDDAGAAVEAGVEAGRPHRIRITHFAVGDVHTGGVGRPPRERVQRAVVAVVPGEGLAGLYGEAGATTVLARPGEPPASGELVEAVRRAHAREVVLLPNDADLRHTAAAAAEQARTEGIRVALIPTRSAVQGIAALAVHEPERRFDEDVVAMTSAAGATRYAELAVAERQSWTMAGICQTGDVLGLIDGDVAVIGSDLAATAEAVIDRMLQAGGEMVTLVLGDEAPEAIAAHLEGRVREAYLAVDTVVYRGGRQGALLLIGVE, encoded by the coding sequence GTGCCGCAGGTGCCGCAGACATTCTTCGATGCTCTCGCGGTGCGCACCTGGTGCGGACTCGCGCTGGCCGCGCTCGGGCGGGCGCGCGAGGAGATCGACGCGATCAATGTCTACCCCGTGGCCGACGGCGACACCGGCACCAACCTCTATCTGACGCTGGAATCGGCGTACGCGGCGGTCGAGGCGGCCTTCGCCGGGCACGAGACGGGGTCGGGACCGGCCGGTACCGCTGGGGCCCCCACACCCGCTGACGCGGCCCGGGCGATGGCCCACGGGGCGCTGATTGGGGCGCGCGGCAACTCCGGCACGATCCTGGCGCAGCTGCTGCGCGGTATGTCCCAGGTGCTGGTCGCCGAGGCGGACGGTCCGGGCGCCCATCTCGACGGCCCCGGCCTGTGCCTGGCCCTGCGGCGCGCGGCCGACGCCGCCCGGCAGGCCGTGGCCCACCCGGTCGAGGGCACGGTCCTCACCGTCGCCGAGGCCGCCGCCGACGCCGCGACGGAGGCGGGGGGCGACTGCGGGGCGGTGGCCAGAGCCGCGTACGAGGGTGCCTCGGCCGCGCTGGCCGCGACCCCGGGCCAGCTGGCCGTCCTGGGGCGCGCGGGCGTCGTGGACGCGGGCGGGCGGGGACTGGTGGCGGTCATCGGGGCGCTGGTGGAGACGTTCACGGGGGAGGCGCCGGGAGGCGGCCCGACGGGGACAGCGGGAGCGGCGGGGGCGGTACGCGTGCGCGTGCCCGCTCGGTCCGAGATGGTTTCCGAGGTGGTCGAGGCGCCGGCTCCCGCCGGACCCGACGAGCGTGTGGACGATGCCTCCGGGCCCGCCTTCGAGGTCATCTACCTCCTGGAGGCCGAGGACGCGGCCGTCGCGCGGCTCCGGGAGCGGCTCGACCGGCTCGGGGACTCGCTCGTGGTGGTCGGGGGAGACGGGCTGTGGAACGTCCACGTCCATGTCGACGACGCGGGCGCCGCCGTGGAGGCAGGTGTCGAGGCGGGGCGGCCCCACCGGATCCGGATCACGCACTTCGCGGTCGGCGACGTCCACACCGGTGGCGTCGGACGGCCGCCCCGGGAGCGGGTGCAGCGGGCCGTCGTGGCCGTGGTGCCCGGGGAGGGGCTGGCCGGGCTGTACGGCGAGGCCGGGGCCACCACCGTGCTCGCGCGACCCGGGGAGCCGCCGGCCAGCGGGGAACTCGTCGAGGCGGTACGGCGCGCCCACGCGCGCGAGGTCGTGCTGCTGCCCAACGACGCCGACCTGCGCCACACCGCCGCCGCGGCGGCCGAACAGGCCCGCACGGAAGGCATCCGCGTGGCCCTGATCCCGACGCGCTCGGCGGTCCAGGGCATCGCCGCGCTCGCCGTGCACGAACCGGAACGCCGGTTCGACGAGGATGTCGTCGCCATGACCTCCGCGGCCGGGGCGACCCGCTACGCCGAACTCGCCGTCGCGGAACGCCAGTCCTGGACGATGGCCGGCATCTGCCAGACCGGCGACGTCCTCGGCCTCATCGACGGCGACGTCGCCGTGATCGGCTCGGACCTCGCGGCCACCGCGGAGGCCGTCATCGACCGGATGCTCCAGGCGGGCGGCGAGATGGTCACCCTCGTGCTCGGTGACGAGGCGCCGGAGGCGATCGCGGCCCACCTCGAAGGGCGGGTCCGGGAGGCGTACCTGGCCGTTGACACCGTCGTGTACCGGGGGGGACGGCAGGGGGCGTTGCTGCTCATCGGGGTGGAGTGA
- a CDS encoding DUF3515 domain-containing protein, translated as MNLFRHRPLALPALALLIIVTGCSSADDSATVTVPEPDGKATKLCLKLDEALPAKVDGLGRDDPEPRSTLTAGWGSPAIILRCGVVRPPKMTDPKVATGADPDAVGGGVNGVGWLMEKRDDGSSRFTTSSRLAYVEVTVPSGRDTSGALVDLAASIKKTVPEGIAD; from the coding sequence GTGAACTTGTTCCGCCACCGGCCGCTCGCTCTGCCCGCGCTTGCCCTGTTGATCATCGTCACGGGTTGCTCCTCAGCAGACGACAGCGCCACGGTCACGGTTCCCGAGCCGGACGGGAAGGCCACAAAGCTGTGCCTGAAGCTGGACGAGGCGCTGCCGGCGAAGGTGGACGGCCTGGGCCGCGACGACCCCGAGCCCCGGTCCACACTGACCGCGGGCTGGGGCAGCCCGGCGATCATACTGCGCTGCGGTGTCGTACGACCGCCCAAGATGACCGACCCCAAGGTCGCCACCGGTGCGGATCCGGATGCGGTGGGGGGTGGGGTGAACGGGGTCGGGTGGCTGATGGAGAAGCGGGACGACGGGTCGTCCCGCTTCACCACTTCCTCGCGGCTCGCCTATGTGGAGGTGACTGTTCCGTCGGGGCGGGACACCTCGGGGGCACTTGTCGATCTGGCTGCTTCTATTAAGAAGACGGTTCCTGAGGGGATCGCCGACTAG
- the cofC gene encoding 2-phospho-L-lactate guanylyltransferase — MQWTVVIPLKPLARAKSRLADTAHDGLRPGLALAFAQDTVAAVLACAAVRDVAVVTNDALAARELAALGAAIVSDEPLGGLNAALAHGATAVRTWRPDSPVAALNADLPALRPLELVRVLDAAAEFPRAFLADAATVGTTLLTARPGQELLPHFGPRSRIRHHESGAVELGLTSVNSVRQDVDTGDDLRAALALGVGTRTATAVEGLLITGQ; from the coding sequence GTGCAGTGGACGGTGGTCATACCCCTCAAACCCCTGGCGCGGGCCAAGAGCAGGCTCGCGGACACCGCCCACGACGGGCTCCGCCCGGGTCTCGCCCTGGCCTTCGCGCAGGACACCGTGGCAGCGGTGCTCGCCTGCGCGGCGGTCCGCGATGTGGCGGTCGTCACGAACGACGCCCTGGCCGCCCGTGAGCTGGCGGCCCTGGGGGCCGCGATCGTCTCCGACGAGCCCCTGGGCGGCCTGAACGCCGCTCTGGCGCACGGAGCCACGGCCGTACGGACTTGGCGGCCCGACAGCCCCGTAGCGGCCCTGAACGCCGATCTGCCGGCGTTGCGCCCCCTGGAGCTGGTCCGCGTCCTGGATGCCGCCGCCGAATTCCCGCGCGCTTTCCTCGCGGACGCGGCCACCGTCGGCACCACTCTGCTGACCGCTCGCCCCGGTCAGGAATTGCTTCCGCATTTCGGTCCGCGTTCCCGAATCCGCCACCACGAGTCCGGCGCCGTGGAACTCGGCCTCACCTCGGTGAATTCCGTACGCCAGGACGTCGACACCGGCGACGATCTGCGGGCGGCGCTCGCCCTCGGGGTGGGGACACGGACGGCGACCGCCGTCGAGGGGCTGCTGATCACGGGCCAGTAG